The Danio rerio strain Tuebingen ecotype United States chromosome 10, GRCz12tu, whole genome shotgun sequence genome contains a region encoding:
- the erap1a gene encoding endoplasmic reticulum aminopeptidase 1 isoform X1 codes for MLFLAKYFHFTLVALFCALFAGNHAMTVNKNKTVLPFPWDKMRLPEIVKPQHYDLLIHPNLTSLTFTGEVQIQIEVKQDTRAIILHSKNLQVSKALLLGSRQHHHHQDLQISEFEANEQIALFSEGFTFEKGSHVVHLEFYANLSDSFHGFYKGQYTTNSGEVRMLASTQFEPTHARAAFPCFDEPAFKANFTIRVRRESRHISISNMPKLRTVELADGILEDQFDTMVKMSTYLVAFIICDFHSISKKSQHGVEISVYTVPEKISQAEYALDTAVTMLDFYDEYFDIPYPLPKHDLAAIPDFQSGAMENWGLSTYRESGLLFDPEKSSSSDKLGITKVIAHELAHQWFGNLVTMQWWNDLWLNEGFAKFMEYVSVNITHPELQVNDYFLEKCFTALSVDSLSSSHPVSTPVENPAEISEMFDDVSYRKGACILNMLRDFLTPEVFKYGIINYLKKHSYQNTVNSHLWESLTNICTSDGLDSGRLKLDGFCSKHTAETPASKWFKEDSVDVGAIMDTWTLQEGFPLITVEVKGQEVTLKQERFLKGAESSNSSSFLWQVPLTYITSGSNAVQRFLLKTERDVFYLPEKVEWIKFNVDLRGYYIVHYESGGWDCLIKQLRMNHTVFSSNDRASLIHDIFQLVSIEKVPLDKALNLSLYLSKESEIMPVTQGFSELVPLYKLMEKRDMQELENQLKSHLVKLFQPLIDRQSWSDNGSVSERMLRNYLLLFACVRRYPSCVSTATQLFHKWKESDGKMWLPTDVSLVVYTEGARTDDGWDFLLEKYKRSVSPSEKWMIKAALSYSPLAHKLQWLLERSSEGEIMKTQDLPSMLISVSKNPKGFKLAWDFLKSNWGKLVKKFDLGSSAISRVVVGVTDQYSTKEMLDEVELFFGSLAQDQGSGLRSIQQALEKIQQNILWMDRNVPLLKAWLDHHTS; via the exons ATGCTATTCTTAGCAAAgtattttcattttacattagTAGCTTTGTTCTGTGCTCTTTTTGCTGGCAACCATGCCATGACCGTCAACAAGAACAAAACCGTGCTGCCTTTCCCCTGGGATAAGATGAGGTTGCCAGAAATTGTCAAACCCCAGCATTATGACCTCCTCATTCACCCCAACTTGACCTCTCTGACGTTTACTGGAGAGGTTCAGATCCAAATAGAGGTAAAACAGGACACGAGGGCAATCATCCTCCACAGCAAGAACCTACAGGTCTCCAAAGCTCTTCTTTTGGGCTCCagacaacatcatcatcatcaggatCTTCAGATCAGTGAGTTTGAAGCCAATGAACAGATTGCACTCTTCTCTGAAGGCTTCACTTTCGAGAAAGGGAGCCATGTGGTGCATTTGGAGTTCTACGCCAACTTATCTGACAGCTTCCATGGCTTTTATAAAGGCCAGTACACTACAAATAGTGGGGAGGTTAG GATGTTGGCGTCCACTCAGTTTGAGCCGACACATGCCCGAGCTGCCTTTCCTTGTTTTGATGAGCCTGCATTCAAAGCCAACTTTACCATCCGCGTGCGCAGAGAATCAAGGCACATATCCATATCAAACATGCCCAAG CTGAGAACTGTAGAGCTGGCTGACGGGATTCTGGAGGATCAATTTGACACCATGGTAAAGATGAGCACCTACCTGGTGGCCTTCATCATCTGCGACTTCCACTCCATCAGTAAAAAAAGTCAGCACGGAGTTGAG ATATCAGTGTATACAGTTCCCGAGAAGATCAGTCAAGCGGAGTATGCCCTCGACACCGCCGTCACAATGCTCGACTTTTATGATGAGTATTTTGACATCCCGTATCCGCTTCCCAAACACG ATCTCGCAGCCATCCCAGATTTCCAGTCGGGTGCTATGGAGAACTGGGGTCTGTCGACGTACAGAGAGTCCGGTTTGCTCTTTGACCCTGAGAAATCTTCTTCCTCTGACAAATTAGGCATCACCAAAGTCATCGCTCACGAACTAGCCCATCAG tgGTTTGGAAACCTGGTCACAATGCAGTGGTGGAACGACCTGTGGTTAAACGAGGGCTTTGCCAAGTTCATGGAGTATGTGTCGGTCAACATCACTCACCCTGAGCTGCAAGTG AATGATTATTTCCTGGAGAAATGCTTCACTGCCTTATCCGTGGACTCTCTGAGCTCCTCGCACCCTGTTTCCACTCCAGTAGAGAATCCTGCAGAGATCAGCGAGATGTTTGATGACGTCTCCTATCGAAAG GGTGCGTGTATCCTGAATATGCTGAGGGATTTTCTGACTCCAGAGGTGTTCAAGTACGGTATTATAAACTACCTGAAGAAACACAGCTACCAGAACACAGTCAACTCGCACCTCTGGGAGAGCCTTACCAAT ATCTGCACTTCAGATGGATTGGATTCAGGGAGACTAAAACTTGACGGATTCTGCTCCAAACACACGGCTGAAACGCCAGCCTCT AAGTGGTTCAAGGAGGACAGTGTTGACGTTGGAGCCATCATGGACACCTGGACTCTGCAGGAGGGCTTTCCTTTAATCACTGTGGAGGTCAAAGGTCAAGAGGTCACTCTTAAACAGGAGCGCTTCCTGAAAGGAGCAGAATCGTCAAA TTCATCAAGCTTCCTGTGGCAGGTTCCTCTGACGTACATCACCAGCGGCAGTAATGCAGTGCAGCGTTTCTTGCTGAAAACCGAAAGAG ATGTGTTTTACCTGCCAGAGAAGGTGGAGTGGATTAAATTTAACGTGGATCTGCGAGGATATTATATTGTGCATTATGAGTCTGGAGGCTGGGATTGCTTGATTAAGCAGCTCCGAATGAACCACACTGTGTTCAGCAGCAACGACAGAGCCAGTCTCATACATGACATCTTCCAGCTGGTCAG CATTGAGAAGGTCCCTCTGGATAAAGCTCTGAATCTGAGTTTGTATCTCAGTAAAGAGTCCGAGATCATGCCGGTGACGCAGGGCTTCAGTGAACTGGTGCCGCTTTACAAACTCATGGAGAAGAGAGACATGCAGGAACTGGAGAACCAGCTCAAG AGTCATTTAGTGAAGTTATTCCAGCCACTGATTGACCGGCAGAGCTGGTCTGATAATGGGTCTGTGTCCGAGCGGATGCTCAGGAATTATCTGCTGCTGTTCGCGTGTGTCCGCCGCTACCCGTCCTGCGTCAGCACCGCCACACAGCTGTTTCACAAGTGGAAGGAATCTGATGGCAAAATGTG GCTTCCTACCGACGTCAGTTTGGTGGTCTACACTGAAGGGGCGCGAACAGACGACGGCTGGGACTTTTTGTTAGAGAAATACAAGCGATCCGTCTCTCCATCAGAGAAGTGGATGATTAAAGCTGCCCTCTCGTACAGTCCACTAGCTCACAAACTTCAGTG GCTTTTGGAAAGAAGCAGTGAAGGAGAGATCATGAAAACTCAAGACCTGCCGTCGATGCTTATCAGCGTCAGTAAAAACCCCAAAGGCTTCAAACTGGCCTGGGACTTCCTGAAAAGCAACTGGGGGAAACTGGTGAAAAA GTTTGATCTCGGCTCTTCTGCTATATCTCGCGTGGTGGTCGGAGTCACCGATCAGTATTCCACCAAAGAAATGCTTGATGAG GTAGAGTTGTTCTTTGGGTCACTGGCGCAGGATCAGGGCTCCGGGCTCCGCAGTATCCAACAGGCCCTGGAGAAAATCCAGCAGAACATCCTCTGGATGGACAGGAACGTCCCACTGCTGAAAGCCTGGCTGGACCATCACACTTCATGA